Proteins encoded in a region of the Prunus persica cultivar Lovell chromosome G4, Prunus_persica_NCBIv2, whole genome shotgun sequence genome:
- the LOC18779148 gene encoding Werner Syndrome-like exonuclease, with the protein MAISITDYESNCDTHDLYRVDFFDDNIETLVTHTPSKVRSWIQKIKYVHRFRLQELIVGLDVEWRPSFTQGVTNPVATLQLCVGHNCLIFQLCYCDRIPKCLFDFLANPSFTFVGVGVGEDVRKLADDYGLEVANSVDLRVLEARHYGRDRPRSVSLKDLASEVLGQEFQKPKSITLSHWDKPYLSPAQVKYACVDAFVSFEIGKVLIAAEED; encoded by the coding sequence ATGGCTATCAGCATCACAGACTACGAATCCAATTGCGACACCCACGACCTCTACAGAGTAGATTTCTTCGATGACAATATCGAAACCCTAGTCACGCACACTCCGTCCAAGGTGAGGTCTTGGATCCAGAAAATCAAATACGTACACCGTTTCAGGCTCCAAGAACTCATCGTCGGCCTCGACGTTGAGTGGCGACCATCCTTCACCCAAGGCGTCACCAACCCTGTAGCAACCCTGCAACTATGCGTCGGCCACAATTGCCTCATTTTTCAGCTCTGCTACTGCGATCGGATCCCCAAGTGCCTTTTCGACTTTCTTGCGAACCCGAGCTTTACCTTTGTGGGCGTCGGGGTAGGGGAAGATGTTCGAAAGCTGGCGGATGATTATGGCCTGGAGGTAGCGAATTCTGTGGATCTTAGGGTTTTGGAGGCGAGGCACTACGGGCGGGACCGGCCCCGGAGCGTGAGCCTGAAGGACCTGGCATCGGAGGTTCTAGGGCAGGAGTTTCAGAAGCCGAAGAGTATTACTTTGAGTCACTGGGACAAGCCATACCTCTCCCCCGCGCAAGTCAAGTACGCTTGTGTTGATGCCTTTGTTTCTTTCGAAATTGGCAAGGTCTTGATCGCAGCAGAGGAGgactaa
- the LOC18780970 gene encoding uncharacterized protein LOC18780970 isoform X1 — translation MGGPPDLKNWLPRYQYESPALNSESLLDDFGIDEVEREEKEENSVGFRGNGNKDGAFVHEKQISNGVVESGSSSGNEHENQYLSKIPDSSESTSFTSEPTDIRNWFSSYVYESPSLDTTDDFGDSVGKESKHEKDGFLVGNRNREKEKVLGDFSINRSDSEEVVGETVQSDGLANCSISLRDNEQERQPLSETPGPLESPSLLSEPIDIRNWFSSYVYESPLVETNDCFGDFVCKENRSGKDRFLVENRNRGKEEVLEDFSKKRTDGEEVVELQSEGLAKCVSPGRDNKQETKPVSEGHPSRVDENLPSQNDLYLNHMPKSLENHLMGSAQDVEIGSQSTKIKPSNIERSSCCNNEKSPQYMTHNKDFTLQDNSEAKSHAEVDCLLIQGDADLIPVNGASKRKPTHGGVNGKEISEDGFIRTRKDKLPRKSYENIMEGRQEISKVTAPLAGGRDAVVKRKPLADATNFHHSPAMEITGKWKCPQKSKPNLGPSLKQLRLEKWVRKL, via the exons ATGGGAGGGCCTCCAGATCTGAAAAACTGGCTCCCAAGATACCAGTATGAATCACCTGCACTGAATTCCGAGTCGTTGCTAGATGATTTCGGCATCGATGAAGtcgaaagagaagaaaaagaagaaaattcagTTGGGTTCAGGGGAAATGGAAATAAAGATGGAGCTTTTGTCCATGAGAAGCAAATCTCAAATGGGGTTGTGGAATCTGGCAGCTCTTCTGGAAATGAGCATGAAAACCAATATTTAAGTAAG ATTCCAGATTCTTCGGAATCAACTTCGTTCACTTCAG AGCCCACTGACATCAGAAACTGGTTCTCAAGCTATGTGTATGAATCTCCTTCATTGGATACAACTGATGATTTTGGAGATTCTGTTGGCAAAGAAAGTAAACATGAGAAGGATGGCTTTTTGGTTGGAAACAGAAacagggaaaaagaaaaggtattAGGGGATTTTAGCATAAACAGAAGTGATAGCGAGGAGGTTGTTGGTGAAACGGTACAGTCAGATGGGCTTGCAAATTGCAGCATCTCTTTGAGAGATAATGAGCAGGAAAGGCAGCCTTTAAGTGAG ACTCCAGGTCCTTTGGAGTCACCTTCACTCCTTTCAG AGCCTATTGACATCAGAAACTGGTTCTCAAGCTATGTGTACGAATCTCCTTTGGTTGAGACAAATGATTGTTTTGGAGATTTTGTTTGCAAAGAAAATAGAAGTGGGAAGGATCGGTTTCTGGTTGAAAACAGAAACAGAGGAAAAGAAGAGGTTTTGGAGGATTTCAGTAAAAAGAGAACTGATGGTGAAGAGGTTGTTGAGTTGCAGTCTGAAGGGCTTGCAAAATGTGTCAGCCCTGGGAGAGATAATAAGCAGGAAACAAAACCTGTAAGTGAG GGTCATCCCAGTCGAGTAGATGAAAACCTACCTAGTCAGAATGATTTGTATCTCAACCATATGCCTAAATCATTGGAAAACCATCTTATGGGTTCAGCACAAGATGTCGAAATAGGTTCTCAATCCACCAAAATAAAGCCATCGAACATCGAAAGAAGTTCATGCTGCAATAATGAGAAGTCTCCACAATACATGACTCATAACAAGGATTTCACTTTACAGGACAATTCAGAAGCAAAATCCCATGCAGAAGTTGATTGTTTATTAATTCAAGGTGATGCAGATTTAATTCCAGTTAATGGAGCgtcaaaaagaaaaccaactcaTGGAGGCGTtaatggaaaagaaatatcAGAAGATGGTTTTATTAGAACAAGGAAAGACAAACTTCCAAGAAAAAGTTATGAAAATATTATGGAAGGACGACAAGAGATCAGTAAAGTAACAGCTCCATTAGCAGGTGGAAGGGATGCTGTAGTGAAAAGAAAGCCCTTAGCAGATGCAACAAATTTTCATCATTCTCCTGCGATGGAGATCACTGGAAAATGGAAGTGTCCTCAGAAAAGTAAGCCAAATCTAGGACCCTCTTTGAAGCAGCTTCGACTAGAAAAATGGGTTCGAAAGTTGTGA
- the LOC18780970 gene encoding uncharacterized protein LOC18780970 isoform X2: MGGPPDLKNWLPRYQYESPALNSESLLDDFGIDEVEREEKEENSVGFRGNGNKDGAFVHEKQISNGVVESGSSSGNEHENQYLSKIPDSSESTSFTSEPTDIRNWFSSYVYESPSLDTTDDFGDSVGKESKHEKDGFLVGNRNREKEKVLGDFSINRSDSEEVVGETVQSDGLANCSISLRDNEQERQPLSETPGPLESPSLLSEPIDIRNWFSSYVYESPLVETNDCFGDFVCKENRSGKDRFLVENRNRGKEEVLEDFSKKRTDGEEVVELQSEGLAKCVSPGRDNKQETKPGHPSRVDENLPSQNDLYLNHMPKSLENHLMGSAQDVEIGSQSTKIKPSNIERSSCCNNEKSPQYMTHNKDFTLQDNSEAKSHAEVDCLLIQGDADLIPVNGASKRKPTHGGVNGKEISEDGFIRTRKDKLPRKSYENIMEGRQEISKVTAPLAGGRDAVVKRKPLADATNFHHSPAMEITGKWKCPQKSKPNLGPSLKQLRLEKWVRKL, encoded by the exons ATGGGAGGGCCTCCAGATCTGAAAAACTGGCTCCCAAGATACCAGTATGAATCACCTGCACTGAATTCCGAGTCGTTGCTAGATGATTTCGGCATCGATGAAGtcgaaagagaagaaaaagaagaaaattcagTTGGGTTCAGGGGAAATGGAAATAAAGATGGAGCTTTTGTCCATGAGAAGCAAATCTCAAATGGGGTTGTGGAATCTGGCAGCTCTTCTGGAAATGAGCATGAAAACCAATATTTAAGTAAG ATTCCAGATTCTTCGGAATCAACTTCGTTCACTTCAG AGCCCACTGACATCAGAAACTGGTTCTCAAGCTATGTGTATGAATCTCCTTCATTGGATACAACTGATGATTTTGGAGATTCTGTTGGCAAAGAAAGTAAACATGAGAAGGATGGCTTTTTGGTTGGAAACAGAAacagggaaaaagaaaaggtattAGGGGATTTTAGCATAAACAGAAGTGATAGCGAGGAGGTTGTTGGTGAAACGGTACAGTCAGATGGGCTTGCAAATTGCAGCATCTCTTTGAGAGATAATGAGCAGGAAAGGCAGCCTTTAAGTGAG ACTCCAGGTCCTTTGGAGTCACCTTCACTCCTTTCAG AGCCTATTGACATCAGAAACTGGTTCTCAAGCTATGTGTACGAATCTCCTTTGGTTGAGACAAATGATTGTTTTGGAGATTTTGTTTGCAAAGAAAATAGAAGTGGGAAGGATCGGTTTCTGGTTGAAAACAGAAACAGAGGAAAAGAAGAGGTTTTGGAGGATTTCAGTAAAAAGAGAACTGATGGTGAAGAGGTTGTTGAGTTGCAGTCTGAAGGGCTTGCAAAATGTGTCAGCCCTGGGAGAGATAATAAGCAGGAAACAAAACCT GGTCATCCCAGTCGAGTAGATGAAAACCTACCTAGTCAGAATGATTTGTATCTCAACCATATGCCTAAATCATTGGAAAACCATCTTATGGGTTCAGCACAAGATGTCGAAATAGGTTCTCAATCCACCAAAATAAAGCCATCGAACATCGAAAGAAGTTCATGCTGCAATAATGAGAAGTCTCCACAATACATGACTCATAACAAGGATTTCACTTTACAGGACAATTCAGAAGCAAAATCCCATGCAGAAGTTGATTGTTTATTAATTCAAGGTGATGCAGATTTAATTCCAGTTAATGGAGCgtcaaaaagaaaaccaactcaTGGAGGCGTtaatggaaaagaaatatcAGAAGATGGTTTTATTAGAACAAGGAAAGACAAACTTCCAAGAAAAAGTTATGAAAATATTATGGAAGGACGACAAGAGATCAGTAAAGTAACAGCTCCATTAGCAGGTGGAAGGGATGCTGTAGTGAAAAGAAAGCCCTTAGCAGATGCAACAAATTTTCATCATTCTCCTGCGATGGAGATCACTGGAAAATGGAAGTGTCCTCAGAAAAGTAAGCCAAATCTAGGACCCTCTTTGAAGCAGCTTCGACTAGAAAAATGGGTTCGAAAGTTGTGA
- the LOC18781303 gene encoding uncharacterized GPI-anchored protein At1g61900 isoform X3, producing MDCFQTVIHHKGYLCCQLLLFFIWLSSFQDVVAVQTVFNRSHVSSMAELGLANPPTTGFFDPIEISPAVIPHYPNPADDPLAPMYPTFPTRYEPVLTGKCPVNFSTISSVMEKTASDCSQPLAALVGNVICCPQFSSLIRIFRGLDSFKPDKLVLQNSVANDCFTDIISILVSRGANSTIATLCSINSSNLTGGSCPVKDISTFDKTVNTSGLLEACTTVDPLKECCRPICQLAIMDAARQISGKQLMMNENKNLVGGLNYTDTLSDCKGVVFTYLSRKLLSDAANTAFRILSACKVNKVCPLDFKQPSEVVKACRNVAAPSPSCCSSLNTYISGIQKQMLITNKQAIICATVFGSMLRKGGVMENVYELCDVDLKDFSIQGCLLKSLPSDVIFDNITGISFICDLSDNIAAPWPSSSSISSVSLCAPEMSLPALPTAETFKNLGCRGGELEFMLPVFSLFVLCTLLY from the exons ATGGACTGTTTTCAGACTGTTATTCATCATAAGG GTTATTTGTGCTGTCAGTTGTTGTTATTCTTTATCTGGTTATCCAGTTTTCAAGATGTCGTGGCAGTGCAGACAGTATTTAACCGAAGTCATGTTTCTTCAATGGCAGAGCTAGGCCTGGCTAATCCACCTACTACTGGGTTCTTTGATCCCATAGAAATATCACCAGCTGTTATTCCACATTACCCAAATCCTGCAGATGATCCTTTGGCACCAATGTACCCAACTTTTCCGACGAGATATGAGCCTGTTTTAACTGGGAAATGTCCTGTAAATTTCTCTACTATATCAAGTGTAATGGAAAAAACCGCATCTGATTGTTCTCAACCCCTAGCAGCACTTGTAGGAAATGTAATATGTTGCCCACAGTTTAGTAGTTTGATCCGTATCTTCCGGGGTCTCGATAGCTTCAAGCCTGATAAGTTGGTTTTGCAAAATTCAGTCGCAAATGACTGTTTTACAGATATCATCAGTATCTTAGTCAGCAGGGGTGCAAACAGTACAATAGCTACACTTTGCTCCATAAATTCATCAAATCTTACGGGTGGGTCCTGTCCAGTGAAGGACATTAGTACCTTTGATAAAACAGTAAATACAAGTGGATTACTGGAGGCCTGCACAACTGTTGATCCTCTTAAAGAGTGCTGCAGACCAATCTGCCAGCTTGCGATCATGGATGCTGCACGTCAAATCTCAGGAAAACAATTGATGATGAATGAGAACAAAAATTTAGTGGGTGGGCTTAACTACACTGATACTCTAAGCGATTGTAAAGGAGTGGTTTTTACATATCTTTCGAGGAAACTCTTGTCAGATGCTGCAAATACTGCATTTCGAATATTATCTGCCTGCAAAGTTAACAAAG TTTGTCCTTTGGATTTTAAGCAGCCTTCAGAAGTAGTTAAAGCATGTCGCAATGTTGCTGCCCCTAGTCCTTCCTGCTGTAGCTCATTAAACACTTACATCTCTGGAATACAAAAGCAAATGTTGATTACAAATAAACAAGCTATAATCTGTGCTACAGTGTTTGGGTCCATGTTGAGGAAAGGCGGGGTAATGGAAAATGTTTATGAGCTTTGTGATGTTGACTTGAAAGACTTCAGCATTCAAG GGTGTCTACTTAAAAGCTTGCCTTCAGATGTGATTTTTGACAATATAACAGGCATCAGCTTTATATGTGATTTGAGTGACAACATTGCAGCACCGTGGCCTTCGTCTTCCTCAATTTCATCGGTGTCCCTTTGTGCGCCTG AGATGTCATTGCCTGCACTACCAACGGCGGAGACTTTTAAAAATCTTG GCTGTCGTGGTGGTGAGCTAGAATTTATGTTACCCgttttttcattgtttgttttgtgcaCTTTGTTGTACTGA
- the LOC18781303 gene encoding uncharacterized GPI-anchored protein At1g61900 isoform X1 produces MDCFQTVIHHKGYLCCQLLLFFIWLSSFQDVVAVQTVFNRSHVSSMAELGLANPPTTGFFDPIEISPAVIPHYPNPADDPLAPMYPTFPTRYEPVLTGKCPVNFSTISSVMEKTASDCSQPLAALVGNVICCPQFSSLIRIFRGLDSFKPDKLVLQNSVANDCFTDIISILVSRGANSTIATLCSINSSNLTGGSCPVKDISTFDKTVNTSGLLEACTTVDPLKECCRPICQLAIMDAARQISGKQLMMNENKNLVGGLNYTDTLSDCKGVVFTYLSRKLLSDAANTAFRILSACKVNKVCPLDFKQPSEVVKACRNVAAPSPSCCSSLNTYISGIQKQMLITNKQAIICATVFGSMLRKGGVMENVYELCDVDLKDFSIQAAYGQQGCLLKSLPSDVIFDNITGISFICDLSDNIAAPWPSSSSISSVSLCAPEMSLPALPTAETFKNLGCRGGELEFMLPVFSLFVLCTLLY; encoded by the exons ATGGACTGTTTTCAGACTGTTATTCATCATAAGG GTTATTTGTGCTGTCAGTTGTTGTTATTCTTTATCTGGTTATCCAGTTTTCAAGATGTCGTGGCAGTGCAGACAGTATTTAACCGAAGTCATGTTTCTTCAATGGCAGAGCTAGGCCTGGCTAATCCACCTACTACTGGGTTCTTTGATCCCATAGAAATATCACCAGCTGTTATTCCACATTACCCAAATCCTGCAGATGATCCTTTGGCACCAATGTACCCAACTTTTCCGACGAGATATGAGCCTGTTTTAACTGGGAAATGTCCTGTAAATTTCTCTACTATATCAAGTGTAATGGAAAAAACCGCATCTGATTGTTCTCAACCCCTAGCAGCACTTGTAGGAAATGTAATATGTTGCCCACAGTTTAGTAGTTTGATCCGTATCTTCCGGGGTCTCGATAGCTTCAAGCCTGATAAGTTGGTTTTGCAAAATTCAGTCGCAAATGACTGTTTTACAGATATCATCAGTATCTTAGTCAGCAGGGGTGCAAACAGTACAATAGCTACACTTTGCTCCATAAATTCATCAAATCTTACGGGTGGGTCCTGTCCAGTGAAGGACATTAGTACCTTTGATAAAACAGTAAATACAAGTGGATTACTGGAGGCCTGCACAACTGTTGATCCTCTTAAAGAGTGCTGCAGACCAATCTGCCAGCTTGCGATCATGGATGCTGCACGTCAAATCTCAGGAAAACAATTGATGATGAATGAGAACAAAAATTTAGTGGGTGGGCTTAACTACACTGATACTCTAAGCGATTGTAAAGGAGTGGTTTTTACATATCTTTCGAGGAAACTCTTGTCAGATGCTGCAAATACTGCATTTCGAATATTATCTGCCTGCAAAGTTAACAAAG TTTGTCCTTTGGATTTTAAGCAGCCTTCAGAAGTAGTTAAAGCATGTCGCAATGTTGCTGCCCCTAGTCCTTCCTGCTGTAGCTCATTAAACACTTACATCTCTGGAATACAAAAGCAAATGTTGATTACAAATAAACAAGCTATAATCTGTGCTACAGTGTTTGGGTCCATGTTGAGGAAAGGCGGGGTAATGGAAAATGTTTATGAGCTTTGTGATGTTGACTTGAAAGACTTCAGCATTCAAG CAGCATATGGTCAACAAG GGTGTCTACTTAAAAGCTTGCCTTCAGATGTGATTTTTGACAATATAACAGGCATCAGCTTTATATGTGATTTGAGTGACAACATTGCAGCACCGTGGCCTTCGTCTTCCTCAATTTCATCGGTGTCCCTTTGTGCGCCTG AGATGTCATTGCCTGCACTACCAACGGCGGAGACTTTTAAAAATCTTG GCTGTCGTGGTGGTGAGCTAGAATTTATGTTACCCgttttttcattgtttgttttgtgcaCTTTGTTGTACTGA
- the LOC18781303 gene encoding uncharacterized GPI-anchored protein At1g61900 isoform X2: protein MDCFQTVIHHKGYLCCQLLLFFIWLSSFQDVVAVQTVFNRSHVSSMAELGLANPPTTGFFDPIEISPAVIPHYPNPADDPLAPMYPTFPTRYEPVLTGKCPVNFSTISSVMEKTASDCSQPLAALVGNVICCPQFSSLIRIFRGLDSFKPDKLVLQNSVANDCFTDIISILVSRGANSTIATLCSINSSNLTGGSCPVKDISTFDKTVNTSGLLEACTTVDPLKECCRPICQLAIMDAARQISGKQLMMNENKNLVGGLNYTDTLSDCKGVVFTYLSRKLLSDAANTAFRILSACKVNKVCPLDFKQPSEVVKACRNVAAPSPSCCSSLNTYISGIQKQMLITNKQAIICATVFGSMLRKGGVMENVYELCDVDLKDFSIQAYGQQGCLLKSLPSDVIFDNITGISFICDLSDNIAAPWPSSSSISSVSLCAPEMSLPALPTAETFKNLGCRGGELEFMLPVFSLFVLCTLLY from the exons ATGGACTGTTTTCAGACTGTTATTCATCATAAGG GTTATTTGTGCTGTCAGTTGTTGTTATTCTTTATCTGGTTATCCAGTTTTCAAGATGTCGTGGCAGTGCAGACAGTATTTAACCGAAGTCATGTTTCTTCAATGGCAGAGCTAGGCCTGGCTAATCCACCTACTACTGGGTTCTTTGATCCCATAGAAATATCACCAGCTGTTATTCCACATTACCCAAATCCTGCAGATGATCCTTTGGCACCAATGTACCCAACTTTTCCGACGAGATATGAGCCTGTTTTAACTGGGAAATGTCCTGTAAATTTCTCTACTATATCAAGTGTAATGGAAAAAACCGCATCTGATTGTTCTCAACCCCTAGCAGCACTTGTAGGAAATGTAATATGTTGCCCACAGTTTAGTAGTTTGATCCGTATCTTCCGGGGTCTCGATAGCTTCAAGCCTGATAAGTTGGTTTTGCAAAATTCAGTCGCAAATGACTGTTTTACAGATATCATCAGTATCTTAGTCAGCAGGGGTGCAAACAGTACAATAGCTACACTTTGCTCCATAAATTCATCAAATCTTACGGGTGGGTCCTGTCCAGTGAAGGACATTAGTACCTTTGATAAAACAGTAAATACAAGTGGATTACTGGAGGCCTGCACAACTGTTGATCCTCTTAAAGAGTGCTGCAGACCAATCTGCCAGCTTGCGATCATGGATGCTGCACGTCAAATCTCAGGAAAACAATTGATGATGAATGAGAACAAAAATTTAGTGGGTGGGCTTAACTACACTGATACTCTAAGCGATTGTAAAGGAGTGGTTTTTACATATCTTTCGAGGAAACTCTTGTCAGATGCTGCAAATACTGCATTTCGAATATTATCTGCCTGCAAAGTTAACAAAG TTTGTCCTTTGGATTTTAAGCAGCCTTCAGAAGTAGTTAAAGCATGTCGCAATGTTGCTGCCCCTAGTCCTTCCTGCTGTAGCTCATTAAACACTTACATCTCTGGAATACAAAAGCAAATGTTGATTACAAATAAACAAGCTATAATCTGTGCTACAGTGTTTGGGTCCATGTTGAGGAAAGGCGGGGTAATGGAAAATGTTTATGAGCTTTGTGATGTTGACTTGAAAGACTTCAGCATTCAAG CATATGGTCAACAAG GGTGTCTACTTAAAAGCTTGCCTTCAGATGTGATTTTTGACAATATAACAGGCATCAGCTTTATATGTGATTTGAGTGACAACATTGCAGCACCGTGGCCTTCGTCTTCCTCAATTTCATCGGTGTCCCTTTGTGCGCCTG AGATGTCATTGCCTGCACTACCAACGGCGGAGACTTTTAAAAATCTTG GCTGTCGTGGTGGTGAGCTAGAATTTATGTTACCCgttttttcattgtttgttttgtgcaCTTTGTTGTACTGA
- the LOC18779062 gene encoding uncharacterized protein LOC18779062, producing the protein MQNLHRVISRLSSTSLGTSTSAAKFLREKSKPTLGNNDVLSLKNGTEASQFITSRFFSFKSGGDGENNGKDTFSNNASDDLGWDSLSAWSTGLTKEHFDGEVAGRRKSGDDTSQSSVISGLQEIEDRIKELEEENRKSKRFVDGWGERLKEVSALLKQVREPGARGSYLKDSEKAEMYRLHKENPEVYTVERLAKDYRIMRQRVHAILWLKELEEEEEKKLGRPLDDSVELLLDTCPEFFNSHDREFHVASLPYKPDFKVMPEGWDGTTRDLDEVHYEISMKEDEMLYQEFVQRMNFNKKKMKGEVFCHKHSRRRTSDGWNFTVEKLGPRGKRGGGGGWKFVSLPDGSSRPLNEMEKMYVKRETPRRRRKILP; encoded by the exons ATGCAGAATCTTCACCGTGTTATATCCCGTctttcctcaacttcacttggCACAAGCACGAGCGCAGCAAAGTTTCTGAGAGAGAAAAGTAAACCCACTTTGGGAAACAATGATGTGCTTTCATTGAAGAATGGTACCGAAGCTTCTCAATTTATCACCTCccgttttttttctttcaaatctgGAGGTGATGGTGAAAATAATGGCAAAGATACATTTAGCAATAACGCATCCGATGATTTGGGTTGGGATTCTTTATCCGCATGGTCGACTGGATTGACCAAGGAGCATTTTGATGGGGAGGTGGCTGGCAGACGGAAAAGTGGAGACGACACATCTCAATCTTCAGTCATCTCTGGTCTGCAAGAGATTGAAGATAGAATAAAGGAACTGGAGGAAGAGAACCGGAAAAGTAAGCGGTTTGTGGATGGATGGGGAGAGAGATTAAAAGAGGTAAGTGCACTTTTGAAGCAAGTGCGTGAGCCGGGTGCAAGGGGGTCTTATCTCAAGGACTCAGAAAAGGCTGAGATGTATCGGTTGCACAAGGAAAATCCTGAGGTTTACACTGTTGAGCGGCTGGCCAAGGATTATAGAATTATGAGGCAGAGAGTGCATGCCATTCTTTGGCTCAAGGAgctggaggaagaagaggaaaaaaagcTTGGTCGTCCTTTAGATGATTCTGTTGAGCTCCTGCTTGACACCTGTCCTGA atttttcaattctcatgACCGTGAATTCCATGTCGCTTCCCTTCCTTACAAACCTGACTTCAAGGTTATGCCAGAGGGTTGGGATGGTACCACCAGAGATTTGGACGAAGTCCACTATGAGATCTCCatgaaagaagatgaaatgcTTTATCAAGAATTTGTCCAGAGGATgaacttcaacaaaaagaaa ATGAAAGGGGAGGTTTTCTGCCACAAGCATAGTCGTCGTCGTACTTCGGATGGGTGGAACTTTACAGTGGAGAAACTAGGACCCAGAGGAAAgcgtggaggtggtggtggctgGAAGTTTGTAAGCCTGCCAGATGGTTCCAGCCGACCGCTGAATGAAATGGAGAAAATGTACGTGAAGCGAGAAACACCCCGCCGCAGACGCAAGATCCTTCCCTGA
- the LOC18778254 gene encoding GTPase-activating protein GYP1: MNNKSNQSSDREENQSKKENPISTLDSRFNQTLRNVQGLLKGRSMPGKVLLTRRSNVLDHSKLQEPSLNYGRSFSFNDADTSDHIAKALEEEVESLSNPNNNANSNKLKSSTSNVENLSKGAQKSVMGARATDSTRVMKFTKVLSGTTVILEKLHELAWSGVPPYMRPDVWRLLLGYAPSNSDRREGVLRRKRLEYLDCASQYYDIPDTERSEDEINMLRQIAVDCPRTVPDVSFFQQEQVQKSLERILYTWAIRHPASGYVQGINDLVTPFLVVFLSEYLDGSVDNWSISDLSPDKISNIEADCYWCLSNLLEGMQDHYTFAQPGIQRLVFKLKEVVRRIDEPVSRHVEEQGLEFLQFAFRWFNCLLIREIPFHLISRLWDTYLAEGDALPDFLVYIFASFLLTWSDELLKLDFQELVMFLQHLPTNNWTHQELEMVLSRAFMWHSMFKSSPRHLAS, translated from the exons ATGAACAACAAGAGCAATCAAAGCTCCGACAGAGAAGAAAATCAGTCGAAGAAAGAAAATCCTATCTCAACCCTCGATTCAAGATTCAACCAAACCCTCAGAAATGTTCAAGG GTTGCTCAAAGGTCGTAGTATGCCTGGTAAAGTATTACTAACCAGGAGATCAAATGTGCTAGATCATTCAAAATTACAAGAACCCTCACTCAATTATGGAAGGAGCTTCTCATTCAATGATGCTGATACAAGTGATCACATAGCCAAGGCGTTAGAG GAAGAAGTTGAAAGCCTAAGCAATCCCAACAATAATGCAAATTCAAATAAGTTAAAATCATCAACTTCGAATGTTGAGAATCTTTCCAAAGGAGCTCAAAAATCCGTCATGGGAGCTAGAGCTACGGATTCTACAAGAGTTATGAAGTTCACAAAGGTCCTTTCAGGGACAACAGTCATATTAG AGAAGTTGCATGAGTTGGCTTGGAGTGGGGTACCACCATATATGCGGCCAGATGTATGGAGGCTTCTTTTG GGATATGCACCATCTAATTCAGATAGAAGGGAGGGAGTTCTAAGAAGGAAACGCCTTGAGTATCTTGACTGTGCTTCTCAGTACTATGACATTCCGGATACTGAGCGGTCAGAAGATGAGATAAATATGCTTCGCCAG ATTGCTGTTGATTGCCCAAGAACTGTGCCAGATGTATCTTTCTTTCAGCAAGAGCAAGTCCAAAAATCCTTGGAGCGCATCCTTTACACATG GGCCATTCGACATCCTGCAAGTGGATATGTTCAGGGAATAAATGATCTTGTTACTCCCTTTCTAGTTGTTTTCTTGTCCGAATACTTAGATGGGAGTGTGGATAATTGGTCGATCTCCGATTTATCTCCTGATAAAATATCTAATATAGAGGCTGATTGCTATTGGTGCCTATCAAATTTACTAGAAGGTATGCAAGACCATTACACTTTTGCTCAGCCGGGAATCCAGAGGCTTGTGTTTAAGCTAAAGGAAGTGGTCAGGCGGATTGATG AACCTGTATCCAGACACGTGGAGGAGCAAGGGCTGgaatttcttcaatttgcttTCCGGTGGTTCAACTGTCTTTTAATACGCGAG ATTCCTTTCCATCTCATTTCTCGTCTGTGGGATACCTATCTTGCCGAAGGAGATGCATTGCCAGATTTCCTTGTGTATATATTTGCCAGTTTTCTTTTAACG TGGTCAGATGAGCTTCTGAAGCTTGATTTCCAAGAGTTGGTTATGTTTCTTCAACACCTTCCCACTAATAACTGGACTCACCAAGAGCTGGAGATGGTGCTTTCAAGAGCTTTCATGTGGCACAGTATGTTCAAAAGCTCTCCTAGACATTTGGCCAGCTAA